The Neovison vison isolate M4711 chromosome 10, ASM_NN_V1, whole genome shotgun sequence genome has a segment encoding these proteins:
- the C10H1orf74 gene encoding UPF0739 protein C1orf74 homolog, with product MSAPSPQMLVAAAQQTLGMGKRRCPPRAICLHLAGEVLAVARGLKPALLYDCSCAGPSELQSYLEELQGLGFPTQGLHILEIGEDSLIVSPEHVCQHLEHVLLGTIAFVDVSSSQLHPSICSLDELQNLKALMAEIIAHLQGLQRDLSLAVSCSRLHSSGWNLCTVFGILLGYPVPYTFRLNQGDDNCLALTPLRVFTARISWLCGHPPVLLYSFSVPESLFPSLREILNTWEEDLRTRCRTQNDFADLSISSEIVTLLTVAL from the coding sequence ATGTCAGCACCGAGTCCTCAGATGCTGGTGGCAGCTGCTCAGCAGACCTTGGGCATGGGAAAGAGACGGTGCCCACCCCGAGCTATCTGTCTTCACCTCGCTGGAGAGGTGCTGGCTGTGGCCCGGGGACTGAAGCCAGCTCTGCTCTATGATTGCAGTTGTGCAGGGCCATCAGAGCTCCAGAGCTATCTGGAGGAACTGCAGGGCCTGGGCTTCCCGACCCAGGGACTTCACATCCTCGAGATTGGAGAAGACAGCTTGATTGTCAGTCCTGAGCACGTATGTCAGCACTTGGAGCATGTGCTCCTTGGTACCATAGCCTTTGTGGATGTTTCCAGCTCCCAACTTCATCCTTCTATTTGCTCCCTGGACGAGCTTCAGAATTTGAAGGCCCTAATGGCTGAGATCATCGCGCATTTGCAAGGGCTGCAGAGGGACCTATCCCTGGCAGTCTCCTGTAGCAGACTTCATTCCTCAGGCTGGAATCTCTGTACTGTGTTCGGGATCCTCCTGGGCTATCCTGTTCCGTATACCTTTCGTCTGAACCAGGGAGACGACAACTGCTTAGCCTTGACCCCACTACGGGTGTTCACTGCCCGGATCTCATGGCTTTGTGGTCATCCCCCCGTCTTGCTCTATTCCTTTAGTGTCCCAGAAAGCTTGTTCCCATCCCTGAGGGAGATTCTAAATACTTGGGAGGAGGACCTTAGAACTCGATGTAGGACTCAGAATGACTTTGCTGACCTGAGCATCTCCTCTGAGATAGTCACGCTGCTAACAGTGGCTCTCTGA